Proteins encoded by one window of Aphis gossypii isolate Hap1 chromosome X, ASM2018417v2, whole genome shotgun sequence:
- the LOC114130738 gene encoding voltage-dependent anion-selective channel-like isoform X1 encodes MCSLLLTTTFLSYSHTPFRRSLTRALTGPGEIALTFLSCWYLNNINFIFHSISFRTLLKIPIKMAPSYYDYGRKEREIFDIGYNVLGKCKIDLSTSTQFGITASGFQELESVNVPIYFETRYKFYKSKYLISLAEKWNMNNKNNNITTQVLIGGLLPGFLLTTGGTFDCQKHSIAPRVRCEYTNDYVSLNLDTKFEALKPIIDASAIAVYNGLMGIFFVRYNTSEQVLQFGQIGLSYKAKKFVVTTTVNYKYNFSGSIIRKCIERLYLGLKVCWSPVINRSYIAIAAQYRINRVVMFRAKINLSQLFLSSSIQIKKGVNLTLASILECRQFNQISHKFGIGLQLTC; translated from the exons ATGTGCAGTTTGTTATTGACAACTACATTCCTCTCATACTCCCACACACCATTCAGACGTTCACTTACACGAGCGTTAACAGGGCCTGGAGAAATtgctttaacatttttatcgtgttggtacctaaataatataaattttatttttcattccaTTTCCTTCAGGACTCTGCTAAAGATACCAATCAAGATGGCTCCGTCATACTACGATTATGGCAGAAAAGAACGTGAAATATTCGACATCGGTTATAATGTGCTCGGCAAGTGCAAGATAGATCTGAGCACAAGTACACAATTTGGAATCACGGCTAGTGGTTTTCAAGAATTGGAGTCGGTCAATGttcctatttattttgaaacaagaTACAAGTTCTACAAATCTAAATACT tgatttCATTGGCTGAGAAATGgaacatgaataataaaaataataatattactactcaAGTTTTGATAGGGGGCTTGTTACCAGGTTTCTTACTTACAACTGGTGGTACATTTGACTGCCAGAAAca TTCTATAGCTCCAAGAGTGCGCTGTGAATACACTAATGATTATGTATCACTCAATTTGGACACTAAATTCGAAGCCCTGAAACCTATTATTGATGCCTCTGCTATAGCTGTTTACAATG gattgatgggaattttttttgttagataTAATACCAGCGAACAAGTATTACAGTTTGGCCAAATTGGTCTCAGTTATAAAGCTAAAAAATTTGTGGTAACCACTACTGT aaattataaatataattttagcgGATCAATTATCAGAAAATGTATTGAACGATTATATTTGGGTTTAAAAGTTTGTTGGTCACCTGTAATCAATCGTAGTTACATTGCTATTGCTGCTCAATACAGAATAAATAGAGTTGTCATGTTTCGTGCTAAGATTAATTTGAGTCAATTATTCCTAAGTTCAAGCATTCAAATCAAAAAAG GTGTTAATTTGACATTGGCTAGCATACTGGAATGTCGTCAGTTCAACCAGATCAGTCACAAATTTGGTATTGGATTGCAACTTActtgttaa
- the LOC114130738 gene encoding voltage-dependent anion-selective channel protein 2-like isoform X3 yields MCSLLLTTTFLSYSHTPFRRSLTRALTGPGEIALTFLSCWYLNNINFIFHSISFRTLLKIPIKMAPSYYDYGRKEREIFDIGYNVLGKCKIDLSTSTQFGITASGFQELESVNVPIYFETRYKFYKSKYLISLAEKWNMNNKNNNITTQVLIGGLLPGFLLTTGGTFDCQKHSIAPRVRCEYTNDYVSLNLDTKFEALKPIIDASAIAVYNDIIPANKYYSLAKLVSVIKLKNLW; encoded by the exons ATGTGCAGTTTGTTATTGACAACTACATTCCTCTCATACTCCCACACACCATTCAGACGTTCACTTACACGAGCGTTAACAGGGCCTGGAGAAATtgctttaacatttttatcgtgttggtacctaaataatataaattttatttttcattccaTTTCCTTCAGGACTCTGCTAAAGATACCAATCAAGATGGCTCCGTCATACTACGATTATGGCAGAAAAGAACGTGAAATATTCGACATCGGTTATAATGTGCTCGGCAAGTGCAAGATAGATCTGAGCACAAGTACACAATTTGGAATCACGGCTAGTGGTTTTCAAGAATTGGAGTCGGTCAATGttcctatttattttgaaacaagaTACAAGTTCTACAAATCTAAATACT tgatttCATTGGCTGAGAAATGgaacatgaataataaaaataataatattactactcaAGTTTTGATAGGGGGCTTGTTACCAGGTTTCTTACTTACAACTGGTGGTACATTTGACTGCCAGAAAca TTCTATAGCTCCAAGAGTGCGCTGTGAATACACTAATGATTATGTATCACTCAATTTGGACACTAAATTCGAAGCCCTGAAACCTATTATTGATGCCTCTGCTATAGCTGTTTACAATG ataTAATACCAGCGAACAAGTATTACAGTTTGGCCAAATTGGTCTCAGTTATAAAGCTAAAAAATTTGTGGTAA
- the LOC114130738 gene encoding voltage-dependent anion-selective channel-like isoform X2: protein MAPSYYDYGRKEREIFDIGYNVLGKCKIDLSTSTQFGITASGFQELESVNVPIYFETRYKFYKSKYLISLAEKWNMNNKNNNITTQVLIGGLLPGFLLTTGGTFDCQKHSIAPRVRCEYTNDYVSLNLDTKFEALKPIIDASAIAVYNGLMGIFFVRYNTSEQVLQFGQIGLSYKAKKFVVTTTVNYKYNFSGSIIRKCIERLYLGLKVCWSPVINRSYIAIAAQYRINRVVMFRAKINLSQLFLSSSIQIKKGVNLTLASILECRQFNQISHKFGIGLQLTC, encoded by the exons ATGGCTCCGTCATACTACGATTATGGCAGAAAAGAACGTGAAATATTCGACATCGGTTATAATGTGCTCGGCAAGTGCAAGATAGATCTGAGCACAAGTACACAATTTGGAATCACGGCTAGTGGTTTTCAAGAATTGGAGTCGGTCAATGttcctatttattttgaaacaagaTACAAGTTCTACAAATCTAAATACT tgatttCATTGGCTGAGAAATGgaacatgaataataaaaataataatattactactcaAGTTTTGATAGGGGGCTTGTTACCAGGTTTCTTACTTACAACTGGTGGTACATTTGACTGCCAGAAAca TTCTATAGCTCCAAGAGTGCGCTGTGAATACACTAATGATTATGTATCACTCAATTTGGACACTAAATTCGAAGCCCTGAAACCTATTATTGATGCCTCTGCTATAGCTGTTTACAATG gattgatgggaattttttttgttagataTAATACCAGCGAACAAGTATTACAGTTTGGCCAAATTGGTCTCAGTTATAAAGCTAAAAAATTTGTGGTAACCACTACTGT aaattataaatataattttagcgGATCAATTATCAGAAAATGTATTGAACGATTATATTTGGGTTTAAAAGTTTGTTGGTCACCTGTAATCAATCGTAGTTACATTGCTATTGCTGCTCAATACAGAATAAATAGAGTTGTCATGTTTCGTGCTAAGATTAATTTGAGTCAATTATTCCTAAGTTCAAGCATTCAAATCAAAAAAG GTGTTAATTTGACATTGGCTAGCATACTGGAATGTCGTCAGTTCAACCAGATCAGTCACAAATTTGGTATTGGATTGCAACTTActtgttaa